One bacterium genomic window carries:
- the aroQ gene encoding type II 3-dehydroquinate dehydratase: MKILILNGPNLNLLGEREPEIYGHETLADIEKKLRGNFPDVEITMRQSNVEGELINWIQEARKTFQGIVLNAAALTHYSYALRDAIEAITIPVVEVHISNIYARETFRHHSVLAPVCIGQISGFGSGSYELGVRAILNYLQKKS; encoded by the coding sequence ATGAAAATTTTGATTCTAAACGGACCCAATCTTAATCTGCTCGGCGAACGTGAACCGGAAATTTACGGACACGAAACCTTAGCGGATATTGAGAAAAAGTTGCGTGGAAATTTTCCCGACGTTGAGATCACCATGCGTCAGTCGAATGTTGAAGGCGAGTTGATTAATTGGATCCAGGAAGCGCGCAAAACCTTTCAAGGCATCGTATTGAATGCTGCGGCTTTGACGCATTATTCGTACGCATTACGGGATGCCATTGAAGCGATTACTATTCCGGTTGTGGAAGTCCATATTTCCAATATCTATGCCCGGGAGACATTTCGGCATCATTCGGTTTTGGCGCCTGTATGTATCGGACAAATTTCTGGGTTTGGTTCCGGGAGTTACGAGCTGGGCGTGCGGGCTATTTTAAATTATCTGCAAAAAAAGAGTTGA